The following proteins are encoded in a genomic region of Deltaproteobacteria bacterium:
- a CDS encoding MFS transporter, with protein MFFPAVALWIIALPASAPIGGFRGAFTVSLTLALIAAALSAALVRPSIETPQPASSESGESWWREIVNVFDRKILLAAALLFCLQLSLPCLTSFVVLYAREKAVDHFAWFYVVSGGTSLLARPLLGRVSDKIGCGRSLVVAFILEIAGLLLLPTVSTLPGIMVGGVLYMMGAAIGSSRILALAMEQAPSERRGRAMASFSMAFPLSNGIGAFLNGWVVDLAGYEWMYVTAAALCSTGLIFTWKYWTKLK; from the coding sequence ATGTTTTTTCCCGCTGTAGCGTTGTGGATCATCGCCTTGCCCGCCAGCGCACCCATCGGCGGTTTTCGCGGCGCCTTCACGGTTTCACTCACTCTTGCGTTGATCGCCGCTGCACTCAGTGCGGCGTTGGTTCGACCGTCGATCGAAACGCCCCAGCCGGCATCGAGCGAAAGCGGAGAATCTTGGTGGCGCGAAATCGTCAACGTCTTCGACCGAAAAATTCTCCTCGCCGCGGCGCTGCTCTTTTGCTTGCAACTGTCGCTGCCCTGTCTCACCAGCTTCGTCGTGCTCTACGCCAGAGAGAAAGCCGTCGATCACTTCGCTTGGTTCTACGTCGTCAGCGGCGGCACCAGCCTGCTCGCCCGCCCGTTACTTGGCCGGGTATCGGACAAGATCGGTTGCGGCCGCTCATTGGTCGTCGCATTCATTCTCGAAATCGCCGGCTTGCTCTTGCTGCCGACGGTTTCCACTCTACCGGGAATCATGGTGGGCGGCGTCCTCTACATGATGGGCGCAGCCATCGGCAGCTCGCGTATTCTTGCTCTCGCCATGGAACAAGCGCCCAGCGAACGGCGCGGCCGCGCCATGGCGAGCTTCTCCATGGCGTTTCCGCTGAGCAACGGCATCGGCGCGTTTTTGAATGGCTGGGTCGTCGACCTCGCGGGATATGAGTGGATGTACGTCACCGCTGCGGCGCTGTGCAGCACCGGACTCATATTCACGTGGAAATATTGGACTAAGTTAAAATGA